A genome region from Perca fluviatilis chromosome 20, GENO_Pfluv_1.0, whole genome shotgun sequence includes the following:
- the ctage5 gene encoding melanoma inhibitory activity protein 2 isoform X2 — MENSIPSLSHTQKATESPESESNGEDTRGENSSGFSEMPTKTQKRQAENPQMDEEKREGEKKQGEVKEKQETENLEGERRNKGKEGSLKCSNELCPQASGDAFVGVKDGNDSANKLSSIDEGTKETGKQNPVADNDQILADRTGVSQMVAADDTERDEGEEKKDDVAKADEGREEQVEQKNNDLLHSGESGRNSLPNQRSLSQTAENKEDDQLYSSEPDNTELSDDNVLRQGDKTKSEVTETSSKGISTEKETEQIHSDYVIDTAEDTYREEREISVKHDDVRVNEGRDLSTGGTVFRTEEGMEVSVSSSDPVESQAVTCEHTAPQHASGSSHLSDGHNKRAAETGSGGAFGLFENAFSFFSQTPVTETTESPESAPSLDSNTGETSEAQASLPPEQERDSTTGSSHVYMQDLHTDSPITLSQQQLQPLFTETQASSPPPTQTRSHPTESPIQTKTLTKHYKNLLIYMSADETTIMKELFGRHKLQFLDYVLGSSETTTDDPDNDDSILLDIERLLRYHRETLVAPSVRLTDAPQEDKEKTTTLIALQKLEMLLARVRETFNTVEDSCVGESCSTHSKDKETATEEDPSVSLDNHTPRDEWTGLDEEKDGRLSGGTGKERVTEDKTKEEKGKRSGGERVSPESRPYIQPGSPQSLEGVINQILDFVHQIAEDSTTHVCAVTELLIWLTEQVVSTLPDDIRPGPDLYGVPWEPVIITSVVGLVTMLLFTCRCYSSVKSRMYQGKEQRMAEQVAQLLDEKCKVLETLSKCQQEYDDLESSLRDSGVLAQTQKTEHLEVKARQLEHAKRELDRDLEQLKDQLDQQREHRIEQEKRIAVLEESMNTFEEETKDLQSQEEQAQTTLKVYNMNSDRLQRNLETAGEENTLLQESNAQLRQQVEGWAERVSELEAEMSRCEVAHRGMLQDVANKDERIMSLTDRLLSMKAWDSDLEEEADGEGEGKEASNGTAGRGEENGRGDILDTQGHLQKVQKLIYAAKLNADLKSVDEDKDRLFAKLNDEVKAKEDLQVRIEELGNEKLSLQSDTEQYSDQVQRLQQKLQIMTEMYQENELKLHRLLTVEEKERMQKEEKLNKADKNITMAMEELSNYRQRAGEMEEELEKTKQSYQTQISAHEKKAHNNWLAARAAERELADIRRENGLFRQKLTDTQFKLDALDNDPYALDSLARPLPFRVSRGPVEPPGGQGEMEQSGGPHSDSGSISPTWERDRRGPPPGPLGPPGYMFPEQGGPMYRRPPPGALGLLPPPGPLHPRGLPPLPPHPADMADGSYRENSHGPGEQEHRETGPGDRRTPPETDPRMGGAPPPGPPMGPMDGPFPRRSPYGPPPPDFYPPRGPGGPPMMPMWAPPPPAGMMFPPRFPPGGPPHPHYAPPMRPPLPDGHLHPSMGPPPPQQSFPSPPHSQSPEEHTPSPEDAI; from the exons ATGGAAAACAGCATCCCTTCTTTATCTCACACTCAGAAAGCCACTGAAAGCCCAGAGTCAGAGAGCAACGGGGAAGACACACGCGGTGAAAACAGCTCTGGGTTCTCCGAAATGCCCACAAAGACTCAAAAGAGACAGGCCGAAAACCCACAGATGGacgaagagaagagagagggagaaaagaaacAGGGGGAGGTTAAAGAAAAGCAGGAGACGGAGAATTTGGAGGGTGAGAGGAGGAACAAAGGGAAAGAAGGGAGCCTTAAATGTTCAAATGAGCTTTGTCCTCAAGCTAGTGGAGACGCATTTGTCGGGGTCAAAGATGGAAATGATTCTGCAAATAAGTTGAGCTCAATAGATGAGGGGACAAAGGAGACAGGAAAGCAAAACCCAGTGGCAGACAATGATCAAATATTAGCAGATAGGACAGGAGTGAGTCAGATGGTAGCAGCTGACGACACGGAGAGAGATGagggtgaagaaaaaaaagatgatgttgCTAAGGCCGACGAGGGGAGAGAAGAGCAGGTTGAGCAGAAAAACAATGATCTGCTACATTCAGGGGAGAGTGGCCGAAACAGCCTTCCTAATCAACGTTCACTTAGTCAGACAGCTGAGAACAAAGAAGATGATCAATTATATTCCAGTGAACCAGACAACACTGAGCTTTCTGACGACAATGTGCTCCGTCAGGGAGATAAAACTAAGTCTGAAGTCACTGAAACCAGCAGCAAAGGGATTTCCACTGAGAAGGAAACTGAGCAAATACACTCTGATTATGTGATAGACACAGCGGAGGACACTtacagagaagagagggagatcAGCGTGAAGCATGATGATGTAAGGGTGAATGAGGGCAGAGATCTGAGTACAGGTGGTACTGTATTCAGGACAGAGGAAGGAATGGAGGTTTCAGTTTCGTCCAGTGACCCTGTTGAAAGCCAGGCCGTGACATGTGAACACACTGCTCCTCAACATGCATCCGGTTCTTCACATCTGTCTGATGGTCACAATAAACGAGCAGCAGAGACTGGAAGTGGAGGAGCATTCGGCCTTTTCGAAAACGCCTTTAGCTTTTTTAGCCAAACGCCTGTCACCGAAACTACGGAATCCCCAGAATCTGCCCCAAGTTTGGATTCTAACACAGGTGAGACATCCGAGGCACAAGCCTCTCTCCCTCCCGAACAAGAACGGGATTCAACCACTGGTTCGAGTCACGTTTACATGCAAGATTTGCACACAGACTCTCCCATCACCTTGtcacaacagcagctgcagcctCTCTTTACAGAGACCCAGGCATCATCTCCTCCCCCGACGCAGACCCGTTCTCATCCCACAGAAAGCCCCATCCAAACAAAGACCCTCACCAAACATTACAAGAACCTTCTCATCTACATGAGCGCGGACGAGACGACTATTATGAAGGAGCTCTTTGGACGACACAAGCTGCAGTTTTTGGATTACGTTTTAGGAAGCTCAGAAACCACGACCGATGACCCCGATAATGACGACTCGATATTGTTGGATATAGAAAGACTTCTGCGTTATCACAGGGAGACGCTGGTCGCTCCTAGCGTGAGGCTCACGGATGCACCACAGGAGGACAAAGAAAAGACCACAACGCTCATCGCACTTCAGAAGCTAGAAATGCTGTTGGCGAGAGTGAGAGAGACTTTCAACACAG TCGAGGACAGCTGTGTTGGTGAATCCTGTTCGACTCACAGTAAAGATAAGGAAACGGCCACCGAGGAAGATCCTTCTGTGAGCCTGGATAACCACACCCCAAGAGATGAATGGACGGGGCTGGATGAAGAGAAAGACGGACGACTGAGCGGAGGCACAGGAAAAGAGAGGGTGACTGAGGATAAGACAAAAGAAGAGAAGGGAAAAAgaagtggaggagagagagtgtCCCCTGAGTCCCGTCCTTACATTCAGCCAGGATCACCACAGTCCCTGGAAG GGGTAATAAATCAAATTCTGGACTTTGTTCATCAGATCGCTGAAGATTCAACCACTCATGTTTGTGCAGTGACAGAGCTCCTCATATGGCTTACTGAACAG GTTGTATCAACACTGCCTGATGACATCAGACCCGGGCCAGACCTGTATGGGGTGCCATGGGAACCAGTCATCATCACCAGTGTGGTGGGGCTGGTGACAATGCTGTTGTTCACCTGTAGATGTTATAGCTCT gtCAAAAGCAGAATGTATCAAG GTAAAGAGCAGCGGATGGCTGAGCAGGTTGCGCAGCTGCTGGATGAGAAGTGTAAAGTCCTTGAGACTCTCAGCAAATGTCAACAAGAG TACGATGACCTGGAGAGCTCACTGAGGGACAGTGGTGTCTTGGCCCAAACTCAAAAGACAGAACATCTTGAG GTTAAAGCCAGACAGTTGGAACATGCCAAAAGAGAGCTTGATAGGGATCTTGAACAGCTAAAGGATCAACTGGACCAACAGAGAGAACACAGGATAGAGCAAGAAAAGAGg ATTGCAGTGCTTGAAGAAAGCATGAACACATTTGAAGAAGAAACCAAAGACCTCCAGTCACAGGAAGAGCAG GCACAAACCACTCTGAAAGTGTACAATATGAACAGTGACAGACTACAGAGGAATTTGGAAACAGCTGGAGAGGAGAACACACTGCTACAGGAGAGCAATGCTCAG TTGAGGCAGCAGGTGGAGGGATGGGCAGAAAGAGTAAGTGAGTTGGAGGCGGAGATGAGCAGGTGTGAGGTCGCCCACAGGGGGATGCTGCAGGACGTGGCCAACAAGGATGAGCGTATAATG TCCTTGACAGATCGGCTGCTGAGCATGAAAGCTTGGGATTCAGACCTGGAGGAAGAGGCAGATGGGGAAGGAGAAGGGAAGGAGGCGTCCAATGGTAcagcagggagaggagaggagaatggAAGAGGAGACATTTTGGACACACAAGGCCATCTCCAGAAAGTCCAGAAACTTATCTATGCTGCTAAG cTGAATGCAGACCTCAAATCAGTAGATGAAGACAAAGACCGATTATTTGCCAAACTGAATGATGAAGTCAAAGCTAAAGAAGACCTGCAAG TGAGAATTGAGGAGCTGGGTAATGAGAAATTATCTCTGCAGTCGGACACTGAGCAGTACTCAGATCAG GTCCAAAGATTACAACAGAAACTCCAGATTATGACAGAAATGTACCAGGAGAATGAGCTTAAGTTACACAG GCTGCTGACAGTGGAGGAGAAGGAGCGCATGCAGAAAGAGGAGAAGTTAAATAAAGCCGACAAAAACATCACCATGGCCATGGAAGAACTCAGCAACTATAG ACAACGAgcaggagagatggaggaggagctggagaaaACCAAACAGTCTTACCAGACTCAAATATCAGCACATGAGAAGAAGGCACACAATAACTGG CTGGCAGCCCGcgcagcagagagagagctaGCAGACATCCGGAGAGAGAACGGCCTCTTCAGACAGAA gctgacagacacacagtttAAACTGGACGCCCTCGACAACGATCCCTACGCCTTGGACAGCCTGGCTAGACCACTGCCTTTCAGAG TGTCTCGAGGTCCAGTGGAGCCCCCAGGTGGCCAAGGAGAGATGGAGCAGAGTGGAGGTCCTCATTCAGACAGTGGCTCAATCTCTCCAACATGGGAGAGAGATCGTAGGGGCCCCCCACCAGGCCCCCTAGGAcccccag gctATATGTTCCCAGAACAAGGAGGTCCGATGTACAGGAGACCTCCTCCCGGAGCTCTGGGCCTCTTGCCTCCACCCGGCCCTCTCCATCCTAGGGGTCTCCCCCCATTACCCCCTCACCCTGCAGACATGGCGG ATGGCTCATACAGAGAAAACAGCCATGGGCCTGGTGAACAGGAACACAGAGAG ACGGGTCCTGGTGACCGAAGGACTCCCCCTGAAACGGATCCAAGGATGGGGGGCGCACCCCCACCTGGACCCCCGATGGGGCCCATGGACGGTCCCTTTCCTCGTAGATCCCCTTATGGACCACCACCTCCTGACTTCTACCCTCCTAGGGGACCTGGGGGCCCTCCCATGATGCCTA tgtgggcccctcctcctcctgcagggATGATGTTCCCTCCTCGTTTCCCTCCAGGTGGACCTCCTCATCCTCACTACGCTCCCCCCATGCGGCCCCCTTTGCCCGACGGCCACCTACATCCTTCCATGGGTCCTCCCCCTCCTCAGCAGTCCTTCCCCTCCCCGCCACACAGCCAGTCGCCAGAGGAGCACACGCCCTCGCCTGAAGACGCCATTTGA
- the ctage5 gene encoding melanoma inhibitory activity protein 2 isoform X6, protein MDENEAMSVVSTLPDDIRPGPDLYGVPWEPVIITSVVGLVTMLLFTCRCYSSVKSRMYQGKEQRMAEQVAQLLDEKCKVLETLSKCQQEYDDLESSLRDSGVLAQTQKTEHLEVKARQLEHAKRELDRDLEQLKDQLDQQREHRIEQEKRIAVLEESMNTFEEETKDLQSQEEQAQTTLKVYNMNSDRLQRNLETAGEENTLLQESNAQLRQQVEGWAERVSELEAEMSRCEVAHRGMLQDVANKDERIMSLTDRLLSMKAWDSDLEEEADGEGEGKEASNGTAGRGEENGRGDILDTQGHLQKVQKLIYAAKLNADLKSVDEDKDRLFAKLNDEVKAKEDLQVRIEELGNEKLSLQSDTEQYSDQVQRLQQKLQIMTEMYQENELKLHRLLTVEEKERMQKEEKLNKADKNITMAMEELSNYRQRAGEMEEELEKTKQSYQTQISAHEKKAHNNWLAARAAERELADIRRENGLFRQKLTDTQFKLDALDNDPYALDSLARPLPFRAERSPYGPSPLGRPASETRAFLSPPTLMDGPLARLSPRVSRGPVEPPGGQGEMEQSGGPHSDSGSISPTWERDRRGPPPGPLGPPGYMFPEQGGPMYRRPPPGALGLLPPPGPLHPRGLPPLPPHPADMADGSYRENSHGPGEQEHRETGPGDRRTPPETDPRMGGAPPPGPPMGPMDGPFPRRSPYGPPPPDFYPPRGPGGPPMMPMWAPPPPAGMMFPPRFPPGGPPHPHYAPPMRPPLPDGHLHPSMGPPPPQQSFPSPPHSQSPEEHTPSPEDAI, encoded by the exons ATGGACGAAAATGAGGCCATGTCG GTTGTATCAACACTGCCTGATGACATCAGACCCGGGCCAGACCTGTATGGGGTGCCATGGGAACCAGTCATCATCACCAGTGTGGTGGGGCTGGTGACAATGCTGTTGTTCACCTGTAGATGTTATAGCTCT gtCAAAAGCAGAATGTATCAAG GTAAAGAGCAGCGGATGGCTGAGCAGGTTGCGCAGCTGCTGGATGAGAAGTGTAAAGTCCTTGAGACTCTCAGCAAATGTCAACAAGAG TACGATGACCTGGAGAGCTCACTGAGGGACAGTGGTGTCTTGGCCCAAACTCAAAAGACAGAACATCTTGAG GTTAAAGCCAGACAGTTGGAACATGCCAAAAGAGAGCTTGATAGGGATCTTGAACAGCTAAAGGATCAACTGGACCAACAGAGAGAACACAGGATAGAGCAAGAAAAGAGg ATTGCAGTGCTTGAAGAAAGCATGAACACATTTGAAGAAGAAACCAAAGACCTCCAGTCACAGGAAGAGCAG GCACAAACCACTCTGAAAGTGTACAATATGAACAGTGACAGACTACAGAGGAATTTGGAAACAGCTGGAGAGGAGAACACACTGCTACAGGAGAGCAATGCTCAG TTGAGGCAGCAGGTGGAGGGATGGGCAGAAAGAGTAAGTGAGTTGGAGGCGGAGATGAGCAGGTGTGAGGTCGCCCACAGGGGGATGCTGCAGGACGTGGCCAACAAGGATGAGCGTATAATG TCCTTGACAGATCGGCTGCTGAGCATGAAAGCTTGGGATTCAGACCTGGAGGAAGAGGCAGATGGGGAAGGAGAAGGGAAGGAGGCGTCCAATGGTAcagcagggagaggagaggagaatggAAGAGGAGACATTTTGGACACACAAGGCCATCTCCAGAAAGTCCAGAAACTTATCTATGCTGCTAAG cTGAATGCAGACCTCAAATCAGTAGATGAAGACAAAGACCGATTATTTGCCAAACTGAATGATGAAGTCAAAGCTAAAGAAGACCTGCAAG TGAGAATTGAGGAGCTGGGTAATGAGAAATTATCTCTGCAGTCGGACACTGAGCAGTACTCAGATCAG GTCCAAAGATTACAACAGAAACTCCAGATTATGACAGAAATGTACCAGGAGAATGAGCTTAAGTTACACAG GCTGCTGACAGTGGAGGAGAAGGAGCGCATGCAGAAAGAGGAGAAGTTAAATAAAGCCGACAAAAACATCACCATGGCCATGGAAGAACTCAGCAACTATAG ACAACGAgcaggagagatggaggaggagctggagaaaACCAAACAGTCTTACCAGACTCAAATATCAGCACATGAGAAGAAGGCACACAATAACTGG CTGGCAGCCCGcgcagcagagagagagctaGCAGACATCCGGAGAGAGAACGGCCTCTTCAGACAGAA gctgacagacacacagtttAAACTGGACGCCCTCGACAACGATCCCTACGCCTTGGACAGCCTGGCTAGACCACTGCCTTTCAGAG CTGAAAGGTCACCGTATGGCCCATCTCCCCTGGGTCGACCTGCATCTGAAACCAGAgcttttctttctcctcctaCATTAATGGATGGACCACTTGCTAGACTGTCTCCAcgag TGTCTCGAGGTCCAGTGGAGCCCCCAGGTGGCCAAGGAGAGATGGAGCAGAGTGGAGGTCCTCATTCAGACAGTGGCTCAATCTCTCCAACATGGGAGAGAGATCGTAGGGGCCCCCCACCAGGCCCCCTAGGAcccccag gctATATGTTCCCAGAACAAGGAGGTCCGATGTACAGGAGACCTCCTCCCGGAGCTCTGGGCCTCTTGCCTCCACCCGGCCCTCTCCATCCTAGGGGTCTCCCCCCATTACCCCCTCACCCTGCAGACATGGCGG ATGGCTCATACAGAGAAAACAGCCATGGGCCTGGTGAACAGGAACACAGAGAG ACGGGTCCTGGTGACCGAAGGACTCCCCCTGAAACGGATCCAAGGATGGGGGGCGCACCCCCACCTGGACCCCCGATGGGGCCCATGGACGGTCCCTTTCCTCGTAGATCCCCTTATGGACCACCACCTCCTGACTTCTACCCTCCTAGGGGACCTGGGGGCCCTCCCATGATGCCTA tgtgggcccctcctcctcctgcagggATGATGTTCCCTCCTCGTTTCCCTCCAGGTGGACCTCCTCATCCTCACTACGCTCCCCCCATGCGGCCCCCTTTGCCCGACGGCCACCTACATCCTTCCATGGGTCCTCCCCCTCCTCAGCAGTCCTTCCCCTCCCCGCCACACAGCCAGTCGCCAGAGGAGCACACGCCCTCGCCTGAAGACGCCATTTGA
- the ctage5 gene encoding melanoma inhibitory activity protein 2 isoform X5: MAEHTASDQSASKVVDFQATVEAYYSIAVEKVKDVVSTLPDDIRPGPDLYGVPWEPVIITSVVGLVTMLLFTCRCYSSVKSRMYQGKEQRMAEQVAQLLDEKCKVLETLSKCQQEYDDLESSLRDSGVLAQTQKTEHLEVKARQLEHAKRELDRDLEQLKDQLDQQREHRIEQEKRIAVLEESMNTFEEETKDLQSQEEQAQTTLKVYNMNSDRLQRNLETAGEENTLLQESNAQLRQQVEGWAERVSELEAEMSRCEVAHRGMLQDVANKDERIMSLTDRLLSMKAWDSDLEEEADGEGEGKEASNGTAGRGEENGRGDILDTQGHLQKVQKLIYAAKLNADLKSVDEDKDRLFAKLNDEVKAKEDLQVRIEELGNEKLSLQSDTEQYSDQVQRLQQKLQIMTEMYQENELKLHRLLTVEEKERMQKEEKLNKADKNITMAMEELSNYRQRAGEMEEELEKTKQSYQTQISAHEKKAHNNWLAARAAERELADIRRENGLFRQKLTDTQFKLDALDNDPYALDSLARPLPFRAERSPYGPSPLGRPASETRAFLSPPTLMDGPLARLSPRVSRGPVEPPGGQGEMEQSGGPHSDSGSISPTWERDRRGPPPGPLGPPGYMFPEQGGPMYRRPPPGALGLLPPPGPLHPRGLPPLPPHPADMADGSYRENSHGPGEQEHRETGPGDRRTPPETDPRMGGAPPPGPPMGPMDGPFPRRSPYGPPPPDFYPPRGPGGPPMMPMWAPPPPAGMMFPPRFPPGGPPHPHYAPPMRPPLPDGHLHPSMGPPPPQQSFPSPPHSQSPEEHTPSPEDAI, translated from the exons ATGGCGGAACATACGGCAAGCGACCAGTCGGCCAGCAAAGTGGTCGACTTTCAGGCGACGGTAGAAGCTTACTACAGTATCGCCGTGGAGAAAGTGAAGGAT GTTGTATCAACACTGCCTGATGACATCAGACCCGGGCCAGACCTGTATGGGGTGCCATGGGAACCAGTCATCATCACCAGTGTGGTGGGGCTGGTGACAATGCTGTTGTTCACCTGTAGATGTTATAGCTCT gtCAAAAGCAGAATGTATCAAG GTAAAGAGCAGCGGATGGCTGAGCAGGTTGCGCAGCTGCTGGATGAGAAGTGTAAAGTCCTTGAGACTCTCAGCAAATGTCAACAAGAG TACGATGACCTGGAGAGCTCACTGAGGGACAGTGGTGTCTTGGCCCAAACTCAAAAGACAGAACATCTTGAG GTTAAAGCCAGACAGTTGGAACATGCCAAAAGAGAGCTTGATAGGGATCTTGAACAGCTAAAGGATCAACTGGACCAACAGAGAGAACACAGGATAGAGCAAGAAAAGAGg ATTGCAGTGCTTGAAGAAAGCATGAACACATTTGAAGAAGAAACCAAAGACCTCCAGTCACAGGAAGAGCAG GCACAAACCACTCTGAAAGTGTACAATATGAACAGTGACAGACTACAGAGGAATTTGGAAACAGCTGGAGAGGAGAACACACTGCTACAGGAGAGCAATGCTCAG TTGAGGCAGCAGGTGGAGGGATGGGCAGAAAGAGTAAGTGAGTTGGAGGCGGAGATGAGCAGGTGTGAGGTCGCCCACAGGGGGATGCTGCAGGACGTGGCCAACAAGGATGAGCGTATAATG TCCTTGACAGATCGGCTGCTGAGCATGAAAGCTTGGGATTCAGACCTGGAGGAAGAGGCAGATGGGGAAGGAGAAGGGAAGGAGGCGTCCAATGGTAcagcagggagaggagaggagaatggAAGAGGAGACATTTTGGACACACAAGGCCATCTCCAGAAAGTCCAGAAACTTATCTATGCTGCTAAG cTGAATGCAGACCTCAAATCAGTAGATGAAGACAAAGACCGATTATTTGCCAAACTGAATGATGAAGTCAAAGCTAAAGAAGACCTGCAAG TGAGAATTGAGGAGCTGGGTAATGAGAAATTATCTCTGCAGTCGGACACTGAGCAGTACTCAGATCAG GTCCAAAGATTACAACAGAAACTCCAGATTATGACAGAAATGTACCAGGAGAATGAGCTTAAGTTACACAG GCTGCTGACAGTGGAGGAGAAGGAGCGCATGCAGAAAGAGGAGAAGTTAAATAAAGCCGACAAAAACATCACCATGGCCATGGAAGAACTCAGCAACTATAG ACAACGAgcaggagagatggaggaggagctggagaaaACCAAACAGTCTTACCAGACTCAAATATCAGCACATGAGAAGAAGGCACACAATAACTGG CTGGCAGCCCGcgcagcagagagagagctaGCAGACATCCGGAGAGAGAACGGCCTCTTCAGACAGAA gctgacagacacacagtttAAACTGGACGCCCTCGACAACGATCCCTACGCCTTGGACAGCCTGGCTAGACCACTGCCTTTCAGAG CTGAAAGGTCACCGTATGGCCCATCTCCCCTGGGTCGACCTGCATCTGAAACCAGAgcttttctttctcctcctaCATTAATGGATGGACCACTTGCTAGACTGTCTCCAcgag TGTCTCGAGGTCCAGTGGAGCCCCCAGGTGGCCAAGGAGAGATGGAGCAGAGTGGAGGTCCTCATTCAGACAGTGGCTCAATCTCTCCAACATGGGAGAGAGATCGTAGGGGCCCCCCACCAGGCCCCCTAGGAcccccag gctATATGTTCCCAGAACAAGGAGGTCCGATGTACAGGAGACCTCCTCCCGGAGCTCTGGGCCTCTTGCCTCCACCCGGCCCTCTCCATCCTAGGGGTCTCCCCCCATTACCCCCTCACCCTGCAGACATGGCGG ATGGCTCATACAGAGAAAACAGCCATGGGCCTGGTGAACAGGAACACAGAGAG ACGGGTCCTGGTGACCGAAGGACTCCCCCTGAAACGGATCCAAGGATGGGGGGCGCACCCCCACCTGGACCCCCGATGGGGCCCATGGACGGTCCCTTTCCTCGTAGATCCCCTTATGGACCACCACCTCCTGACTTCTACCCTCCTAGGGGACCTGGGGGCCCTCCCATGATGCCTA tgtgggcccctcctcctcctgcagggATGATGTTCCCTCCTCGTTTCCCTCCAGGTGGACCTCCTCATCCTCACTACGCTCCCCCCATGCGGCCCCCTTTGCCCGACGGCCACCTACATCCTTCCATGGGTCCTCCCCCTCCTCAGCAGTCCTTCCCCTCCCCGCCACACAGCCAGTCGCCAGAGGAGCACACGCCCTCGCCTGAAGACGCCATTTGA